The window TTGAGTGTTTCTTGCCGGCTTCATTATAATACGCTCTTTTTACTGCTCTTTTCAAAGAACTTTTTGTTGATATAGGTACCGAATAAGCCTGCCAAAGATTCCAAGACGATGTTGCACGCTACCGCTATTGCGATGGCTTTTCCCGTGTAAAACTGAATCATCCACTGAGCCTGTTCACTTGAAATAGACGGAGCGAACTTCGTAATTCCTTCCGCACCTAATACTTTGACAAATATAATCGGGTGCATTGCAACAATAAACATTGCAGCCGAAAAAGCGATTGAAACTTTTACATTGCTTGAATAATCGCCGATGATGATTTCGGCAAGCACTGCCGAAACCAAACAAATCGGTATCATTATCCAATAGCCCATAAGGGTATATAACAATCCGTAGATAAGCCAGAATAAAAATGCCGTCCAGCGGTGTTTTACTTTTTTAGCCGTTATCACAAAAACAGGGCCGACTGCAAAAGCGGCAAATCCTGCAGAAGCGTATAAGGCTATGGCTCCCAGTGTTCCCGTCAGCATCGAAATTGCCATTCCGATTGCAAACCCGATAACCGTCAACACGGCTATCCGTACAATGTCTTTTAGTTTCATAAAAAACCTCCAATATTTTCAATTATAACATTGTTATATTTGAATCTAAAAAAAATAGATTCACTTTCCTCATTCATAATTATAAATGAGTTTTAATTCATAATTAAATTGCCCTGTGCGCATTTTTTTCCAGCCTTCATTAAAGAAGTCCGCAATTAAATAGGCATTGTGTTCGGCTTCTTCTTTTGTTTCGCAATGAACGGCAACTTCCGATAGTGCATACAGGTATGCATGGTTCAGTAAGTGAATGCCTTTTTTGGTGATTACTTGAGCGGCCTTCTTTTTCCCGTGAATCATCTCCAAGATTTTCAGGTGGTTTTCATCTTCTTTTTCTATTATTTCATCTAAAAAATGCTCATGTTTTGTTCCATAAGAACAAAACGCCAAGAGCTCGAAAATATCTTTGTTATCAAAAAAATAGGATACCATACCGACGGCTCCCTTTAATTTTAAATCGAGAATGGATTCGATTGTTTGTTTTGTGATCACCGTTTCTTTTTTATACATTGTAAAACTTTGTTGTTTGAGCAAGCTATAATGGTACTCTATATCGGTAATGACCGGCTGTACCAATTCGGAAAAAAGAGCTTCTTTGTCTTTAAAATGACCGTAAAAGGCTCCGGTCGTAACACCCGCCTGCGCACAGATTTCCCGCAGATTGGCTTTTTCAAAGCCCTTCTCTTTGAAAATCTTTTTCCCGCATTCCAGAATTTTCTTATGCGTAAGGTCAAAATCTCCGTTTCCCATTAAAAGCACCTGTCAAATATAGCTTAGTTATATTATAAGGGTTTTTAGTTTTTTGTCAATAAGGGATTCCGGATATTTTTTTTAACGAGTGAGGTTGGTTGTGAGTATGAGAGAACTTCTTTAATTATAAGTTGGGTATTCAGTTTTTTTAGAAATCACTTATCAATTCTTTTGCTTTCATAAGTATCGGCAACTCTCTATTCGCAATGAGTTTTCCTAATCGGCTGTTTGAGTATTTATTATATTTATCTATAGCTTCTTTATAACTTAATTTTAAAGTAGATAAATGAAAATCTTCAACTTCTGTTTGTGTCATATTCTTATCACCGAAGGACTTTACTCTGCAAAGATAATAATTATTTAAATTATGCCTGTGAATTAAATTATAGTAATCACTGACAATTCCTATTTTAGAAAGAATATCAACTTCCACACCTAATTCTTCCTTAAGTTCTCTTCTAATTGCATCTTCCAAATCTTCGTTCGGTTCAACTCCGCCGCCTGCTGTCTCAATCAGTGTTACTTTACCAAAATCATCATCTCTATGAACTTTAACAAAATAATAATTTTCATAATCATCAATTACAATAGCTCTTACAATTTCTCTATCATGATCAATATAAGTGAATTCCCACTCGGTATCTTGTAATTCAATTTCAAGTATATTATTCATAATATGCCTCAATCTTTTATTAAAAGCATTGCTTTTTTAGTGCTTTTGTAGTATTCTTTAGGTTTTCAGGGGTATTATAAAGAAAACTATGAATGTATACGATTTAATTGCAGAACATTACAGCGGCCTTTTTCCGCTTGAAACGGAAAAACTTGAATTTATACAACACCTTTGTCCGTTGCCGGGCAGATTGTGTGATGCAGGCTGTGCAACCGGTGAGCTTGTAATGGGTTTATATCAAAAGGGATATGATATATGCGGACTCGACTTAAATGAAAAGATGATTGGAATTGCAGAAAAGAAAGCTTCGTGTATCCGCAAAACAGGTGAGCTTATGTTCTATCATGCAGATATCGCCGATATTATGCAGTTCGGTAAATTTAAGGGCGTACTGTGTTTCGGTAATACGCTTCCGCACTTGCGTGATGAAGAGGCTCTCCGCCGTTTTTTCGGTTCCGTGTATCGGTCATTAGAGGAGCACGGCATCTTTATTGTTGAAGTACTCAATTATGACCGCATCCTTGATGATAAAAAAATGGACTTTAAAGATAAAGAAACAAAAGATTTTATTTTTAAGCGGAACTATGATTTTTTACCGGGTGGGAATATCAGATTTACTATAGAATTTACCGATAAGCAGCGCAGTACCGTCGGTTCGGATTTTACGGTATTACATCCACTTAAGAGGCAAATGCTTTTAGCCTTATTTAAGCAGACAGGATTCAAATCCGTTTCAGCCTATTCTGATTACAGCTTTACGGAAAGCCGTGCAGAAGATTATGCCGTAGTATACACAGCAAATAAATAAGAGATATAATATTCTCATTTTGATAAGGAGCAGTTTATGAAAAACACAAAATATCTTTACATGGTTTTGATTTTTTTTGCGATCATTGTAATAAAAGGCATGGCAGCAGAAAACAACAAAGAGTACAAAGTACTGATAGGTATGGCCCCAGATAAAGCGGTAAATCTTAAAGGAATAAAAACGCTGGTAATTGATGCGGAATTTTTTTCTAAAGAGGAGATAGCACAGCTTCACAAAAACGGAAATGTTAATATATTTTCTTATTTAAACATCGGCTCTATCGAAACATTCCGCGATGATTATGAAGCATTTAAATATCTAGCTTTAGGCGACTATGAAAATTGGGATGAAGAAAAATGGATAAATGTTGCGGACAAAAGATGGCAAAAAAGAATTAAGGACAAAGCACGGCTCTTATCTCAAAAAGGCATAGACGGTTTTTTTCTTGATAATGCCGACATCTATTATCATTATAAAACACCCGAAATATATCGGGGACTTATGACCCTTTTACAGGAAATACATAAAAAAAATAAACCTATTATAATCAACGGCGGGGATACTTTTATAAGTCAGGCAATGAAGGAAAATGCTCTTAAAGGAATCGTAAACGGAATAAATCAGGAAAGCGTATTTACCGAAATAAATTTTAAGGATAACACATTTGGAGTAAAACCCATAGAAGACAGAGAGTATTTTATGGACTATCTGGATAAATGTAAAACCTATGGATTTACCGTCTATTTACTGGAATACGGCCCAAGCAAAAAAATTGAAAAAGATATAAAGGCTTATTGTCAAAGAAACGGCTTTATTTACGATATTTCCCATTCATTGCAGCTCTATAAACCTTTTTAATTGACAAATATAGGGATAGGCTTAATATTTTTTATTGTTTGTTCCAGCTTAACCTTTTCATTCCTTATATCTATTTCCGTTTGTATGTTAATAAAAAAATCATCTGAAACATTAAAGTACTTTGCAAACCGTAAAGAAGTGTCAGCCGTAATTTTTCGTTTATTTTTTAAAATATCTTGAATACGTGATACAGGAACAGCTATATCCTTAGCAAGCCTATAAGCACTTATATCAAGCGGTTTTAAAAATTCTTCGTTTAAAATTTCGCCTATTGTAGGTGTAGGAATTAACTTTGACATAACAACCTCCATCAATGATAATCTACAATTTTTTATACCTGATTAACAGGTATAAGTCAAGAGTATAAATAATATTTTTTATATTAATACTTTAACATTCATACTTTGTCATTTTTATTATATTGATATTTTGCAGTTTTTAGAGTATTGT of the Treponema denticola ATCC 35405 genome contains:
- a CDS encoding class I SAM-dependent methyltransferase; the protein is MNVYDLIAEHYSGLFPLETEKLEFIQHLCPLPGRLCDAGCATGELVMGLYQKGYDICGLDLNEKMIGIAEKKASCIRKTGELMFYHADIADIMQFGKFKGVLCFGNTLPHLRDEEALRRFFGSVYRSLEEHGIFIVEVLNYDRILDDKKMDFKDKETKDFIFKRNYDFLPGGNIRFTIEFTDKQRSTVGSDFTVLHPLKRQMLLALFKQTGFKSVSAYSDYSFTESRAEDYAVVYTANK
- a CDS encoding NUDIX domain-containing protein, whose translation is MNNILEIELQDTEWEFTYIDHDREIVRAIVIDDYENYYFVKVHRDDDFGKVTLIETAGGGVEPNEDLEDAIRRELKEELGVEVDILSKIGIVSDYYNLIHRHNLNNYYLCRVKSFGDKNMTQTEVEDFHLSTLKLSYKEAIDKYNKYSNSRLGKLIANRELPILMKAKELISDF
- a CDS encoding endo alpha-1,4 polygalactosaminidase; this translates as MKNTKYLYMVLIFFAIIVIKGMAAENNKEYKVLIGMAPDKAVNLKGIKTLVIDAEFFSKEEIAQLHKNGNVNIFSYLNIGSIETFRDDYEAFKYLALGDYENWDEEKWINVADKRWQKRIKDKARLLSQKGIDGFFLDNADIYYHYKTPEIYRGLMTLLQEIHKKNKPIIINGGDTFISQAMKENALKGIVNGINQESVFTEINFKDNTFGVKPIEDREYFMDYLDKCKTYGFTVYLLEYGPSKKIEKDIKAYCQRNGFIYDISHSLQLYKPF
- a CDS encoding MptD family putative ECF transporter S component codes for the protein MKLKDIVRIAVLTVIGFAIGMAISMLTGTLGAIALYASAGFAAFAVGPVFVITAKKVKHRWTAFLFWLIYGLLYTLMGYWIMIPICLVSAVLAEIIIGDYSSNVKVSIAFSAAMFIVAMHPIIFVKVLGAEGITKFAPSISSEQAQWMIQFYTGKAIAIAVACNIVLESLAGLFGTYINKKFFEKSSKKSVL
- a CDS encoding HigA family addiction module antitoxin, encoding MSKLIPTPTIGEILNEEFLKPLDISAYRLAKDIAVPVSRIQDILKNKRKITADTSLRFAKYFNVSDDFFINIQTEIDIRNEKVKLEQTIKNIKPIPIFVN
- a CDS encoding TetR/AcrR family transcriptional regulator, which translates into the protein MGNGDFDLTHKKILECGKKIFKEKGFEKANLREICAQAGVTTGAFYGHFKDKEALFSELVQPVITDIEYHYSLLKQQSFTMYKKETVITKQTIESILDLKLKGAVGMVSYFFDNKDIFELLAFCSYGTKHEHFLDEIIEKEDENHLKILEMIHGKKKAAQVITKKGIHLLNHAYLYALSEVAVHCETKEEAEHNAYLIADFFNEGWKKMRTGQFNYELKLIYNYE